In one window of uncultured Sphaerochaeta sp. DNA:
- a CDS encoding extracellular solute-binding protein has translation MKKVILVLMVLMVMGSVIYAQASAETKNPVLRIITWSGYAPQELLDKFTEETGYKVEVTLSNNEEMISKLRATRGGGFDLAQPSQDRISSVVEQYGIYQPIDYARIETEQIDASLLEAVKKNTLVDGESYAVPHVYGTEGLVVNKALAPDVKDFKDLLDPKYAGRVSYRLKRPTLIGMGFSLGYDPFELYNDPEAYQDFLDEMEKVLIAGKPSVKTYWDNGDQLLQSLRSEEVWAASAWEQAGWKLHAENPNIDYIAPTSGALAWVDTFAIPAKSENLDAAYAYINFMLEPENAAFFTNRETYGTASKDAVNYLDPEIKANFTRGLPPEVLANINWYPTVPAGIEEMEGKTLDKVKAAR, from the coding sequence ATGAAAAAAGTCATTCTTGTTCTCATGGTCCTAATGGTTATGGGCAGTGTAATCTATGCCCAAGCATCAGCCGAGACGAAAAATCCCGTGCTACGAATCATCACCTGGTCAGGGTATGCCCCGCAGGAACTGCTTGATAAGTTCACTGAGGAAACCGGCTACAAGGTTGAGGTGACCCTCAGCAACAACGAAGAGATGATCAGCAAGCTCAGAGCAACCCGTGGCGGCGGATTTGACCTTGCCCAGCCCTCACAGGACCGCATCTCCTCTGTCGTTGAGCAGTATGGCATCTACCAGCCAATCGACTATGCAAGGATCGAGACCGAACAGATTGATGCTTCCCTGCTTGAGGCAGTGAAGAAAAACACCTTGGTGGACGGAGAATCCTACGCTGTTCCACACGTGTATGGGACTGAAGGCTTGGTAGTCAACAAGGCCTTGGCACCGGATGTCAAGGATTTCAAGGACCTTCTCGATCCCAAGTATGCAGGAAGAGTATCCTACCGCCTGAAGAGACCTACCCTTATAGGCATGGGATTCTCCCTCGGCTATGATCCATTCGAGCTCTATAATGATCCAGAAGCATATCAGGACTTCCTTGACGAGATGGAAAAAGTTCTCATCGCTGGAAAGCCTTCAGTAAAAACCTACTGGGACAACGGAGACCAGCTGTTGCAGTCTCTCCGCTCTGAAGAGGTCTGGGCAGCATCAGCTTGGGAACAGGCTGGATGGAAACTTCATGCGGAGAACCCAAACATCGACTATATCGCCCCAACCAGCGGAGCACTTGCTTGGGTCGACACCTTCGCCATACCGGCAAAGAGTGAAAACCTTGATGCAGCATATGCATACATCAACTTCATGTTGGAGCCTGAGAATGCTGCGTTCTTCACCAACCGAGAGACCTATGGAACAGCTTCCAAGGATGCTGTGAATTATCTTGATCCCGAGATCAAGGCAAACTTTACCCGTGGCCTCCCTCCAGAGGTACTGGCAAACATCAACTGGTATCCGACCGTCCCAGCAGGAATTGAAGAGATGGAAGGAAAGACCCTCGATAAGGTAAAGGCTGCTCGCTAG
- a CDS encoding metallophosphoesterase: MQNGPHRSVLLISLLVLISLCSFVGCSEAVGYSRIEKNHPGGSFDQEITTNTEIDSFSFLVLSDIHFGRTEEGVYWAFDEFFEWVDEYQNSDEYPLDFALSLGDGTAYSKEWEYQKYADFIMELENRSIRTNAVLGNHDVRNIGREYFTQYINPSTARRFSHKGLSFYLLDTGNASLGKNQLDNLMRAAREDPNPKIFCSHFPVYGGPDTFYFSLSNPQERALLLQTMVESKTGLYLAGHLHLSSKIYQFTDTTTEFVCESFHGRNSLLESTLPVWYVLTYQAESHAISIVKYSVTNAKKIVHEEKAIINLPR; this comes from the coding sequence ATGCAAAATGGACCTCATAGATCTGTACTTCTTATAAGCTTATTGGTACTGATAAGCCTTTGCTCATTTGTTGGCTGTTCTGAAGCCGTTGGCTATTCGAGGATTGAAAAAAACCACCCCGGAGGGTCTTTTGACCAGGAAATAACCACGAACACAGAAATAGATTCATTCTCATTCCTTGTCTTGAGCGATATCCATTTCGGAAGGACGGAAGAAGGGGTGTATTGGGCATTTGATGAGTTCTTTGAGTGGGTAGATGAATATCAGAATTCAGATGAGTATCCCTTGGACTTTGCATTGAGCCTTGGAGATGGTACTGCATATTCCAAAGAGTGGGAGTACCAAAAGTATGCAGATTTCATTATGGAACTTGAGAACCGGTCAATAAGAACCAATGCAGTCCTGGGAAACCATGATGTAAGAAATATTGGGAGAGAGTATTTTACTCAGTACATCAATCCTTCTACTGCGAGAAGATTCAGTCATAAAGGTCTCTCGTTTTATCTTCTTGATACCGGTAACGCAAGTCTTGGAAAGAACCAACTAGACAATCTCATGAGAGCTGCAAGAGAGGACCCCAACCCCAAGATTTTCTGTTCCCATTTTCCGGTATATGGTGGCCCTGATACGTTCTACTTCTCCTTATCCAACCCTCAGGAAAGAGCACTGCTATTACAGACCATGGTAGAATCAAAAACGGGGCTGTATCTAGCCGGTCATCTACACCTTTCCAGCAAGATCTATCAATTTACAGATACCACAACAGAATTTGTCTGTGAATCATTCCACGGACGAAACTCCCTCCTTGAATCGACGCTACCTGTGTGGTATGTACTTACTTACCAAGCGGAAAGTCATGCAATAAGCATTGTAAAATACTCGGTGACAAACGCTAAGAAAATAGTGCATGAAGAGAAAGCAATCATCAACTTACCACGATGA
- a CDS encoding GNAT family N-acetyltransferase — translation MIETERLLLREMTQEDYPSLAAILQDEKTMYAYETPLSPAETQAWLDRNLARYKTDGFGLWAVILKDTGTMIGQAGLTWQSIGGSSEVLEVGYLFNRSYWGKGYAIEAARACKEYAFSTLNSREVYSIIRDCNVASMNVAIRNGMLARGSFIKHYRGMDMQHLVFSVKREPSIT, via the coding sequence ATGATTGAAACAGAACGATTACTCCTACGAGAGATGACCCAGGAGGACTACCCCTCTCTCGCAGCAATCCTGCAAGACGAGAAGACCATGTACGCATATGAGACTCCTCTCAGCCCCGCTGAAACACAGGCTTGGCTGGACAGGAATCTTGCCAGATATAAAACTGACGGTTTTGGACTATGGGCTGTTATCCTGAAAGATACTGGTACCATGATCGGGCAGGCTGGCCTGACATGGCAATCGATCGGGGGGTCATCAGAAGTATTGGAAGTTGGGTATCTGTTCAATCGCAGCTACTGGGGGAAAGGATATGCAATTGAAGCAGCAAGAGCCTGTAAGGAGTATGCCTTCAGCACACTGAACAGCAGAGAAGTCTACTCCATCATACGCGACTGTAATGTTGCTTCAATGAATGTTGCTATCCGAAACGGCATGCTCGCCAGGGGTAGTTTCATAAAGCACTATCGCGGAATGGATATGCAGCACCTGGTATTCTCAGTTAAAAGAGAACCCTCAATCACCTAG
- a CDS encoding ABC transporter permease: MMKNRQHIKWGFLFFFLPVVLWLFLLIVLPHLELLRLSFSKANTGKFTLDNYLAFFKEPIYWLTFVRTAGYSIIVTFLVMVISLPVSFYISKIAKGRMTGALMILILVPFWVSELIRVYGWMILLRESGILNHFLVSIGLFKEPVEMLYNDITMIMGLVYTSMLFMVVPVLGVMDDLDNSLIEAAYDLGASKISIWRTIIIPHCASGLVNGGIIVFMLVLGSYLTPNLMGGKNSLWFTEQIYNQIILYFNWNQGAAFGFLLLALSSLIIWVLLKLTKQNLKEVVK; this comes from the coding sequence ATGATGAAGAATAGACAACATATCAAATGGGGTTTTCTCTTCTTTTTCCTGCCCGTCGTGCTCTGGCTCTTTCTCTTGATCGTGCTCCCCCACCTTGAGCTTCTGAGACTCTCTTTTTCCAAGGCAAATACCGGGAAATTCACCTTGGACAACTATCTGGCGTTCTTCAAGGAACCCATCTACTGGCTCACCTTTGTTCGTACCGCAGGATATTCGATTATTGTTACCTTCCTGGTAATGGTCATTTCCCTGCCGGTCTCATTCTATATCTCGAAGATAGCAAAGGGGAGAATGACCGGGGCACTGATGATCCTCATTTTGGTTCCCTTCTGGGTCAGTGAACTTATCCGCGTCTATGGCTGGATGATCCTCCTCAGGGAGAGTGGAATCCTCAACCATTTCCTTGTCTCAATAGGTCTGTTCAAAGAGCCTGTTGAGATGCTCTACAATGACATTACCATGATCATGGGCTTGGTATATACCAGCATGCTCTTCATGGTGGTCCCTGTTTTGGGTGTTATGGATGACTTGGATAATTCACTTATCGAGGCAGCCTATGACCTGGGAGCATCGAAGATATCCATCTGGAGGACCATCATTATTCCTCACTGTGCCTCAGGGCTCGTCAATGGAGGGATCATCGTATTCATGCTGGTATTGGGAAGTTACCTTACCCCTAACCTGATGGGAGGCAAGAACTCCCTCTGGTTTACCGAGCAGATTTACAACCAGATAATCCTCTATTTCAACTGGAACCAGGGAGCGGCCTTTGGGTTCCTGCTCTTGGCCCTCTCTTCCCTGATCATATGGGTTCTTCTTAAACTCACCAAACAAAACCTGAAGGAGGTGGTAAAATGA
- a CDS encoding SHOCT domain-containing protein, with product MHGLYYGLGNVGGCGWFGSDWWSRGMMIGLLLIGVTVVVLLAVHLSHRNRSNSGSLEAIALLKNRYADGEIDRELFEKMKKDLR from the coding sequence ATGCACGGCTTATATTACGGTCTTGGCAATGTCGGAGGATGCGGTTGGTTCGGGTCCGACTGGTGGTCCCGGGGGATGATGATCGGATTGTTGCTCATTGGGGTGACGGTCGTCGTGCTTCTTGCGGTGCATCTCTCACATCGGAACAGGTCCAATTCTGGCAGTTTGGAGGCAATCGCGCTACTTAAAAACAGATATGCCGATGGTGAGATCGATCGCGAGCTGTTTGAGAAGATGAAGAAAGACCTTCGTTGA
- a CDS encoding NAD(P)H-dependent oxidoreductase subunit E, translated as MNNSQKDGDSIHISVCTGTNCAFRGASQLVEALRAEKDIQEHCIIDEMTCPNKVCDHSRRSPVVKIDGDYVLEAKLEAIMDDVHTRIEKKREAKP; from the coding sequence ATGAACAATTCTCAAAAGGATGGGGACAGTATCCATATCTCCGTCTGTACCGGTACCAACTGCGCGTTCCGAGGAGCTTCCCAGCTTGTGGAAGCTTTGCGTGCCGAGAAGGATATCCAGGAACATTGCATCATCGATGAGATGACCTGTCCCAATAAAGTCTGCGATCACTCGAGAAGATCTCCTGTTGTGAAGATCGATGGCGATTATGTTCTCGAGGCGAAACTGGAAGCGATCATGGACGATGTGCATACCCGAATAGAGAAGAAGCGGGAGGCCAAACCATGA
- a CDS encoding ABC transporter permease codes for MIRSLPSSKKYRGGFTIFIILYFIFLFAPLLVTMILAFNDSMYPSLPWQGFTLDWFFGNGPDKYGIFHDQTNLRSLFTSFKVAIAVMIVSTFLGTCAAFLFEQENFRFKNALYFLMIAPLVIPGVILGISILMFSNTIGLFIENHLGIYVSFLGPGFPLVVLGQSSFISTIVALVVSARLKKFDHTLEEAAYNLGANKAEVLWFITLKYLRPSIIGGAAMAFLMSFENFNTTIFLVGSQATLPINMYMQVRDGSTPVINAISFLLILGTSIFAVVNLTKGNKKLL; via the coding sequence ATGATCAGAAGCTTACCTTCCTCAAAGAAATATCGTGGAGGATTCACCATCTTCATCATCCTCTATTTTATTTTCCTCTTTGCACCACTGTTAGTAACAATGATTCTTGCATTCAATGACTCCATGTATCCTTCCCTTCCCTGGCAGGGATTCACCCTTGACTGGTTCTTTGGCAATGGACCGGATAAATATGGCATCTTTCACGACCAAACCAACCTGAGAAGCCTATTCACCTCATTCAAGGTAGCAATAGCAGTCATGATCGTCTCAACGTTCCTGGGAACTTGTGCGGCATTTCTCTTTGAACAGGAAAACTTCCGGTTCAAGAACGCACTCTATTTTCTCATGATCGCTCCCTTGGTCATTCCTGGTGTCATACTGGGTATCTCAATCCTGATGTTCTCCAACACCATAGGGCTGTTCATCGAGAACCACCTGGGCATCTACGTTTCTTTCCTTGGCCCAGGGTTTCCTTTGGTGGTGCTCGGCCAATCCTCGTTCATTTCAACCATTGTTGCGTTGGTTGTCTCTGCCAGATTAAAGAAGTTCGACCACACCCTGGAAGAAGCTGCCTACAACCTTGGAGCAAACAAGGCAGAGGTTCTCTGGTTCATCACCCTCAAGTACCTGAGGCCTTCAATTATTGGAGGAGCGGCAATGGCCTTCCTTATGTCTTTTGAGAACTTCAACACTACTATATTCCTCGTAGGTTCACAGGCAACACTGCCCATAAATATGTACATGCAAGTACGTGATGGATCCACCCCGGTGATCAATGCCATCTCATTCCTGCTCATTCTTGGCACTTCCATTTTTGCAGTGGTTAATCTCACCAAGGGGAACAAGAAACTGCTCTAA
- a CDS encoding monomeric [FeFe] hydrogenase, which yields MSEIGVKRVFERMRGIYTPVTDLRRRLLMETVRFILDGKKPSEIESLPFSIIEMGNPMYRCCSYRELSIVKQRLRLAFGLPLVEEREHIPVSSGIEKAFTSEKIIETPLVNVIRAACEKCPEDQVIVTDGCQSCMAHPCSIVCPRNAITFPEGKALIDQEKCIKCMKCVQVCPYAAITRRVRPCAEACGVDAIDSDEEGYARIHQDICVSCGLCTVSCPFAAISDKSEIVQVTFSLMERKRETASPKLHAIVAPSFTGQFGNKVTPEMIFAGIQRLGFDRVMEVAYGADCDTILLAEKYTTKQGKFLGTSCCPSWVLTARNSYPDLAENIADSYTPMVETAKKIKESDVHAKVIFIGPCIAKKYEALTTEVSGYVDHVLTFEELAALFVAFEIDLATIGGSPAIQDASMLGRGYANASGVGNAIIRTAEEKFGITDISFEKADTLSDCLEMLKHIDKGSTCPDLVEGMACPGGCVGGPGTLASPPTAARHVTRFASSAPFEFPVCDKIES from the coding sequence ATGAGTGAGATCGGTGTAAAACGGGTATTTGAACGGATGCGGGGAATCTATACTCCTGTGACCGATCTCCGTAGGCGGTTGCTCATGGAGACGGTACGATTCATACTTGACGGGAAGAAACCCTCGGAAATAGAGTCCCTCCCATTCAGTATCATCGAAATGGGAAACCCGATGTACCGTTGCTGTTCATACCGGGAACTTTCCATCGTGAAGCAACGTCTCAGGTTGGCCTTCGGCCTGCCGCTTGTGGAGGAACGGGAGCATATTCCGGTCTCCAGCGGAATCGAAAAGGCCTTCACCAGTGAAAAGATCATCGAGACTCCCCTGGTCAACGTCATCCGCGCCGCATGCGAGAAATGTCCCGAGGATCAGGTTATCGTCACCGACGGATGCCAGTCGTGCATGGCACATCCATGTTCGATCGTATGCCCGAGAAACGCCATTACATTCCCTGAGGGAAAAGCACTCATAGACCAGGAGAAGTGCATAAAATGCATGAAATGTGTCCAAGTATGCCCCTATGCCGCCATTACCAGGAGAGTACGTCCCTGCGCCGAGGCGTGCGGTGTGGATGCCATCGATTCGGATGAGGAAGGGTATGCCCGTATCCATCAGGATATTTGCGTAAGCTGCGGACTATGCACAGTATCCTGCCCCTTCGCCGCCATTTCCGACAAATCGGAGATTGTCCAGGTGACCTTCTCCCTCATGGAACGGAAACGGGAGACAGCTTCCCCGAAGCTGCATGCGATCGTGGCACCATCATTCACCGGGCAGTTCGGCAACAAGGTGACACCGGAAATGATATTTGCCGGCATCCAGCGTCTGGGATTCGACCGGGTGATGGAAGTCGCCTATGGCGCGGATTGCGACACAATCCTACTCGCCGAAAAATACACAACTAAACAGGGAAAATTTCTTGGAACTTCCTGTTGCCCATCGTGGGTTTTGACCGCACGAAATTCATATCCGGACCTAGCGGAAAATATCGCCGACAGCTATACGCCGATGGTGGAGACGGCGAAGAAGATCAAGGAATCCGATGTACATGCGAAGGTAATCTTCATCGGACCATGCATTGCCAAGAAGTATGAGGCACTCACCACCGAAGTGTCGGGATATGTGGATCATGTCCTGACCTTCGAGGAACTTGCGGCACTCTTCGTTGCCTTCGAGATCGATCTCGCGACGATCGGGGGGAGTCCTGCCATTCAGGACGCGAGCATGCTCGGGCGCGGATATGCGAATGCTTCGGGAGTCGGCAATGCGATCATCAGGACAGCAGAAGAGAAGTTCGGTATAACGGACATCAGCTTCGAAAAAGCCGACACCCTCTCCGATTGTCTTGAGATGCTGAAACATATCGACAAAGGTAGTACCTGTCCGGATCTTGTGGAAGGAATGGCATGTCCCGGGGGATGCGTAGGCGGTCCCGGTACATTGGCTTCACCTCCCACGGCGGCACGGCACGTGACAAGGTTTGCTTCATCGGCACCCTTCGAGTTTCCCGTGTGCGATAAAATCGAGAGCTAA
- a CDS encoding SHOCT domain-containing protein, translated as MKKIFVITLSIMFLIVGTTLWAQEEEGHGRTADVILNEIKQVQGVTSITLIDPDLIRPALLEELGDAVMDLMIADEERHEWIDGMMGGEGSEQLASTHRWIAYNYLQNDGKLDTWGPGMGGYGFMGPGMMGGWSRNARYNPTSSNYGWGYGPSSMLAWSGNWWSWIAIIVILVVIAVVVVALVRSRRSGSDSSADVLEILRSRYAEGKITREEYQRISKELRE; from the coding sequence TTGAAGAAAATATTCGTAATAACCTTGAGTATCATGTTCCTGATCGTGGGAACAACACTCTGGGCGCAGGAAGAAGAAGGACACGGCAGAACTGCCGACGTGATCCTCAACGAAATCAAACAGGTGCAAGGCGTGACAAGTATCACGCTCATCGATCCCGACCTGATACGTCCGGCTCTACTTGAGGAACTGGGTGATGCGGTCATGGATCTCATGATCGCCGATGAAGAGCGACACGAATGGATAGATGGGATGATGGGAGGAGAAGGATCCGAGCAACTAGCATCGACCCACCGTTGGATTGCCTACAACTACCTCCAGAACGACGGGAAGCTCGACACGTGGGGACCCGGCATGGGCGGATACGGCTTTATGGGACCGGGAATGATGGGAGGTTGGAGCCGTAACGCGCGTTACAACCCCACCTCATCCAACTATGGATGGGGCTATGGTCCCTCCAGCATGCTGGCCTGGTCGGGCAATTGGTGGAGCTGGATCGCAATTATCGTGATCCTAGTTGTCATTGCAGTTGTCGTAGTCGCTCTCGTACGGTCGCGCCGAAGTGGCTCTGACAGTTCCGCCGATGTCTTGGAAATCCTTCGTAGCCGCTACGCAGAAGGCAAGATTACCCGTGAGGAGTATCAGCGGATTTCGAAAGAGCTGAGAGAGTAG
- a CDS encoding DUF4491 family protein, producing the protein MSFQGILIGAAAFLIIGVFHPIVIKGEYYFGKRVWPVFLVVGILLVILSLWIENATLSAVVSITGFSSLWSIHELFEQEERVAKGWFPRNPKR; encoded by the coding sequence ATGAGTTTCCAAGGAATACTGATCGGGGCAGCTGCATTTCTTATCATTGGGGTATTCCATCCAATAGTCATCAAAGGGGAGTATTATTTTGGTAAAAGGGTATGGCCGGTTTTTTTGGTAGTCGGAATCCTGTTGGTTATTCTCTCCCTTTGGATTGAGAACGCCACGTTATCTGCGGTGGTCAGTATTACCGGGTTCTCATCCCTATGGAGTATCCACGAGTTGTTCGAGCAAGAAGAGCGGGTTGCAAAAGGTTGGTTTCCTCGTAATCCAAAGAGATAA
- a CDS encoding ABC transporter ATP-binding protein, producing MDSALSVQNVTKRFGDFTAVDQVSFEVEDGKFFSILGPSGCGKTTLLRMIAGFYKPDGGTILFNGKNMDGVAPNKRPVNLVFQSLALFPMMNVHENIAFGLRRRGEKGPNVDKKVRELLERVGLPESGKKQISQLSGGQKQRIAIARCLIMEPTVLLLDEPLGALDAKLREHMKVELKTLQSQVGTTFVYITHDQSEAMVMSDMVAVMNNGHFEQIGTPQQLYHEPKSSFVAQFVGNNNKLRVKLHSDQSGNTIARYADKYDFRLAQRFESANENDEYDLFIRPEAVIINPGEGRENFQNLPVEVTSILFDGGNSRLLVKPLGTEEELVIALPQTREYDHIRSKDRIQVGWDLNKTVCFKRSDWKLYDEE from the coding sequence ATGGATAGCGCACTCTCAGTACAAAATGTCACCAAACGATTTGGTGATTTCACTGCAGTTGACCAGGTTTCATTCGAAGTAGAGGATGGAAAGTTCTTTTCTATTTTAGGACCTTCGGGTTGTGGAAAGACGACACTCCTACGTATGATCGCTGGATTCTATAAGCCTGACGGAGGAACCATCCTCTTCAACGGAAAAAACATGGATGGGGTTGCCCCCAATAAACGGCCGGTGAACCTGGTGTTTCAGAGTCTCGCACTTTTCCCCATGATGAATGTGCATGAAAACATTGCTTTCGGACTGCGGCGAAGAGGGGAGAAAGGACCCAATGTAGACAAGAAGGTCCGGGAATTACTGGAGCGGGTTGGTCTGCCGGAATCGGGGAAAAAACAGATCAGCCAACTCTCTGGTGGACAGAAACAACGCATTGCAATCGCACGATGCCTGATCATGGAACCAACAGTGCTCTTGCTCGATGAACCCTTGGGTGCACTCGATGCCAAGTTACGTGAACATATGAAAGTGGAACTTAAGACACTGCAATCCCAGGTTGGAACAACATTTGTCTACATTACCCATGACCAGAGTGAAGCCATGGTCATGAGTGATATGGTTGCAGTCATGAACAACGGTCATTTCGAACAGATTGGGACGCCACAGCAGCTCTACCATGAACCAAAGTCCTCGTTCGTTGCCCAGTTTGTGGGAAACAACAACAAACTACGGGTAAAGCTTCACAGTGATCAAAGCGGCAACACCATAGCCAGATATGCTGATAAGTATGACTTCCGTCTGGCCCAGAGATTTGAGAGCGCAAATGAAAATGACGAGTATGATCTCTTCATACGCCCAGAGGCTGTGATCATCAATCCAGGGGAAGGGAGGGAAAATTTCCAAAACCTTCCCGTGGAAGTTACCTCAATCCTCTTTGATGGAGGAAACAGTCGTCTTTTGGTCAAGCCTTTGGGAACTGAGGAAGAATTGGTGATTGCACTTCCCCAGACAAGGGAATACGACCATATCCGCTCAAAGGATCGCATACAGGTTGGTTGGGACCTGAATAAGACTGTCTGCTTCAAGCGCAGTGATTGGAAGTTATATGATGAAGAATAG
- a CDS encoding GNAT family N-acetyltransferase — translation MITIHSVSSNRDWNQFFAFPNQLYKDNPYYVPTLILDEKWNFNPKKNPAFEYIDVVAFLAKEDGKVVGRIAALINHKLNKAQQKKYIRFTRYDVIDDIAVSKLLFEKVFSWGKEKGMDTIIGPIGFSDLDKQGLLVEGFDQLSMFITLYNHPYYHEHLQQLGFIKDVDWVEYKVFVPEKIDPRIERISEIAQKRHGYRLLSFTSKKKVLPYAHQMFHMYNEAFAELYGFCPLTDGQINLAIKQFLSLVSLEYIYIVVDAKEKVIGFGIMVPSLSLAMQKSRGRLFPLGFVRILRSLKKHEVLDMYLIAVKPEYMGRGVNAIILQEGIKTALANGVRYAETGPELEYNENVQTQWKSFKTEQHKRRRCYIRTLE, via the coding sequence ATGATTACTATCCATTCAGTCTCCTCTAATCGTGATTGGAACCAATTCTTTGCATTTCCAAACCAACTCTATAAAGACAACCCTTACTATGTACCTACCTTGATCCTCGATGAGAAGTGGAACTTCAATCCTAAGAAGAACCCAGCATTCGAATATATTGATGTTGTAGCTTTCCTTGCAAAAGAAGATGGGAAGGTAGTTGGGCGTATCGCTGCCTTGATCAACCATAAGCTGAACAAGGCCCAACAGAAAAAGTATATCCGATTCACTCGCTATGACGTAATTGACGATATTGCAGTCAGCAAACTCCTTTTCGAAAAAGTCTTCTCGTGGGGCAAGGAAAAGGGAATGGATACCATTATCGGCCCCATCGGTTTCTCAGACCTCGACAAACAAGGACTCTTGGTTGAAGGATTCGACCAGCTCAGTATGTTTATCACCTTGTACAACCATCCCTACTACCATGAACACCTGCAACAACTGGGATTTATCAAAGATGTGGACTGGGTTGAATATAAGGTCTTTGTACCTGAAAAAATCGATCCAAGAATCGAGCGAATCAGTGAAATCGCACAAAAACGCCATGGATACCGCCTACTCTCCTTTACCAGCAAGAAAAAGGTACTTCCCTACGCCCACCAGATGTTCCATATGTACAATGAAGCATTTGCAGAGCTCTATGGATTCTGCCCGCTTACCGATGGACAGATTAACCTAGCAATCAAGCAGTTTCTAAGCCTGGTGAGTCTTGAATACATCTACATCGTTGTGGATGCCAAAGAGAAGGTCATTGGGTTTGGAATCATGGTCCCTTCCCTCTCTCTGGCAATGCAGAAATCGCGTGGGCGTCTGTTTCCGCTCGGTTTTGTCCGGATTCTCAGGTCACTTAAGAAGCACGAAGTGCTGGATATGTACCTTATCGCAGTCAAACCTGAATATATGGGAAGAGGGGTGAATGCCATCATCCTCCAGGAAGGTATCAAGACAGCACTCGCAAACGGGGTCCGTTACGCTGAGACCGGCCCTGAGTTGGAGTACAACGAGAATGTGCAAACGCAGTGGAAGAGCTTCAAGACCGAACAACACAAACGAAGGCGTTGTTATATTCGCACTCTCGAGTAA
- a CDS encoding methyltransferase domain-containing protein, which yields MKTPLTDTYDKNFLLETMMGPNAMRITEELASSLPIAPGMRILDLGCGMGISSILLAEKYDVTVFAADLWISPTDNAKRFAERGLDAKIFPFLVDATKEIPFAHDYFDMIISVDSYQYFGTNESMLANLLPFVKKNGYIAVVVPGFNKDFPDGKLPKEVQPFWTPEWYFYSLSWWKSLWEKEPGIEITEFREMTSCKQAWDDWLQSPNPYAKEDLVMMEAGVGKYFNIIQMVGRKR from the coding sequence ATGAAAACACCCTTAACTGATACCTATGACAAGAACTTTCTCCTGGAGACGATGATGGGGCCGAATGCGATGCGGATCACCGAAGAACTGGCAAGTTCGCTTCCCATTGCTCCAGGTATGCGCATTCTTGATCTCGGCTGTGGTATGGGAATCTCATCCATTCTGCTTGCAGAGAAATATGACGTGACTGTTTTTGCCGCTGATCTGTGGATATCTCCCACCGATAATGCCAAACGCTTTGCCGAGCGTGGGCTTGATGCAAAGATATTTCCTTTCCTGGTGGATGCAACGAAAGAGATTCCCTTTGCTCATGATTATTTCGATATGATCATCAGCGTGGATTCCTATCAGTACTTTGGCACGAATGAAAGTATGCTTGCCAACCTTTTGCCCTTCGTGAAAAAGAATGGCTATATTGCGGTTGTCGTTCCTGGTTTCAATAAAGATTTTCCCGATGGAAAATTACCAAAGGAAGTACAACCTTTCTGGACGCCAGAATGGTATTTCTATTCCCTTTCCTGGTGGAAATCCCTCTGGGAGAAAGAACCTGGTATTGAGATAACCGAGTTCCGTGAAATGACCTCATGCAAACAAGCCTGGGATGATTGGCTACAATCACCTAACCCCTATGCCAAAGAAGATCTTGTCATGATGGAAGCAGGGGTAGGGAAGTATTTCAATATCATTCAGATGGTAGGTCGAAAACGGTAA
- a CDS encoding SHOCT domain-containing protein — protein MMIFGILGTLLIMYLLFRTDMFGRKDDSFRKGTDEALEALSKRYAQGTLSREEYLSMREDISN, from the coding sequence ATGATGATATTTGGAATCCTTGGGACCCTCTTGATAATGTATCTGTTGTTCAGAACGGATATGTTCGGTAGAAAAGATGATTCCTTCCGTAAAGGAACCGATGAGGCGCTCGAAGCGCTCAGTAAGCGATATGCACAAGGGACCCTCTCACGGGAGGAATACCTCAGCATGAGAGAAGACATCTCGAATTGA